In Janthinobacterium rivuli, a single genomic region encodes these proteins:
- a CDS encoding long-chain fatty acid--CoA ligase produces the protein MEKIWLKSYPPGVPADIDPDQYRSLVHVLEEAFQKYADRNAYVCMDKFLTYAELDTYSRQLGAWLQSRGLKKGARVALMMPNVLQYPVAIAAVLRAGYTVVNVNPLYTPRELEHQLNDSGSEAIIVLENFAHTLEQVLGKTAVKHIVVASMGEMLGGLKGMIVNFVVRNVKKMVPAYSLPNAMRFKQALALGSRMKLTPVELSINDAAFLQYTGGTTGVSKGATLSHRNVIANVLQSEAWSGAALDQNSTEQMIVVCALPLYHIFALTACAMWGTRVGALNILIPNPRDIPGLIKELGKYKFNLLPAVNTLYNALVNHPDFAKLDFSGLKIANGGGMAVQQAVNDKWLQVTGVSIIEGYGLSETSPVATCNRADSTAFSGTIGLPIPSTEIAILDDDGKEVPLGQTGEIAIRGPQVMSGYWNRPDETAKVMTPDGYFKSGDVGIMDERGYVKIVDRKKDMILVSGFNVYPNEVEAVIAAHPGVLECACVGVPDEHSGEAVKVFVVRKDPNLTQAVLAAYCKEQFTGYKRPKYIEFRDELPKTNVGKILRRALRDETKTAA, from the coding sequence ATGGAAAAAATTTGGCTGAAGTCGTATCCTCCCGGCGTTCCTGCCGACATCGATCCTGATCAATATCGTTCGCTGGTGCATGTGCTGGAAGAAGCGTTTCAAAAATATGCGGATCGCAATGCCTATGTCTGCATGGACAAATTTCTCACCTATGCCGAACTCGACACTTATTCGCGCCAGCTCGGTGCCTGGCTGCAAAGCCGTGGCCTGAAGAAGGGGGCGCGTGTCGCCCTGATGATGCCGAACGTGCTGCAATATCCGGTGGCCATCGCCGCCGTCCTGCGCGCCGGCTACACGGTGGTCAACGTCAATCCTCTTTATACGCCGCGCGAACTCGAGCATCAACTCAACGATTCGGGCAGCGAAGCGATCATCGTGCTGGAAAACTTTGCCCATACCTTGGAGCAAGTGCTGGGCAAGACGGCCGTCAAGCACATCGTCGTCGCCAGCATGGGCGAGATGCTGGGCGGTTTGAAAGGCATGATCGTCAATTTTGTCGTGCGCAACGTCAAGAAGATGGTGCCCGCGTATTCTTTGCCGAACGCCATGCGTTTCAAGCAGGCGCTGGCGCTGGGCAGCCGCATGAAACTCACGCCTGTCGAGCTGAGCATCAATGACGCCGCTTTCCTGCAATACACGGGCGGCACGACGGGCGTGTCGAAAGGCGCGACCTTGAGCCACCGCAATGTGATCGCCAATGTGCTGCAAAGCGAAGCGTGGTCGGGCGCGGCGCTCGACCAGAACAGCACGGAACAGATGATCGTCGTCTGCGCCTTGCCGCTGTACCATATCTTTGCCCTGACGGCGTGCGCCATGTGGGGCACGCGCGTGGGCGCCCTGAATATCCTGATCCCGAATCCGCGCGATATACCGGGCCTGATCAAGGAGCTGGGCAAGTACAAATTCAATCTGCTGCCAGCGGTCAATACCCTGTATAACGCGCTGGTGAATCACCCCGACTTTGCCAAGCTCGATTTCTCGGGCCTGAAGATCGCCAATGGCGGCGGCATGGCGGTGCAGCAAGCCGTCAACGACAAGTGGCTGCAAGTGACGGGCGTGTCCATCATCGAAGGCTATGGCTTGTCGGAAACGTCGCCCGTCGCCACTTGCAACCGCGCCGACAGCACGGCGTTTTCCGGCACCATCGGCTTGCCGATTCCGTCGACCGAGATCGCCATCCTCGACGATGACGGCAAGGAAGTGCCGCTGGGCCAGACGGGCGAAATCGCCATCCGCGGTCCGCAAGTGATGAGCGGCTACTGGAACCGTCCCGATGAGACGGCCAAGGTCATGACGCCCGATGGATACTTCAAATCCGGCGACGTGGGCATCATGGACGAGCGTGGCTACGTGAAGATTGTCGACCGCAAGAAAGACATGATTCTCGTCTCCGGCTTCAATGTGTATCCAAACGAAGTCGAGGCCGTCATCGCGGCCCATCCGGGCGTGCTCGAGTGCGCTTGCGTGGGCGTGCCAGATGAGCACTCGGGCGAGGCCGTGAAAGTGTTTGTCGTGCGCAAGGATCCGAACCTGACCCAGGCCGTGCTGGCCGCGTACTGCAAGGAACAATTTACAGGCTACAAGCGGCCGAAATACATCGAGTTCCGCGATGAACTGCCGAAGACCAACGTCGGCAAGATTTTGCGTCGCGCCCTGCGTGACGAAACGAAGACAGCAGCATAA
- a CDS encoding long-chain-fatty-acid--CoA ligase has product MDKIWLNSYPDSVPAEIDCTQYRSVTHLLEESFQKYADRNAFVCMDKFLTYRELDKLSLQMGAWLQSKGLKTGARVAIMLPNVLQYPVAMAAILRAGYTVVNVNPLYTPRELQHQLTDSGSEAIIVLENFATTVEQVLPHTQVKHVIVATMGDMLGGLKGTIVNFVVRKIKKMVPAFSLPGAISFNKMLAEGARLSLTPVQQGHDDIVFLQYTGGTTGVSKGAMLLHRNVIANVLQNEAWMSPVMTPEMRATSMGFMCALPLYHIYSLTVSALMGMRLGGMSVLIPNPRDIPGFVKELSKHKIVVFPAVNTLYNALLNNADFAKLDFSSYKVCNGGGMALQRNVAERWLKLTGCPLIEGYGMSETSPVVTGNRVDITEFTGTIGLPFPSTEVAILNDDGVEVPLGEPGEIAVRGPQVMAGYWQRPDETAKSMTADGYFKTGDVGVMDERGYVKIVDRKKDMIIVSGFNVYPNEVEDVVASCPGVLECACIGVPDANAGEAVKVFVVRKDPNLTVEQIREHCKHELTAYKKPKYIEFRDELPKTNVGKILRRQLRDEKKVA; this is encoded by the coding sequence ATGGACAAGATTTGGTTGAATTCGTACCCGGACAGCGTTCCCGCAGAGATTGATTGCACGCAATACCGTTCCGTCACGCATTTGCTGGAAGAGTCGTTCCAGAAATATGCGGACCGCAACGCGTTCGTGTGCATGGATAAATTCCTGACCTACCGCGAGCTGGACAAGCTGTCGCTGCAGATGGGCGCATGGCTGCAAAGCAAGGGCCTGAAGACGGGCGCGCGCGTGGCGATCATGCTGCCGAACGTGCTGCAGTATCCGGTGGCCATGGCGGCGATTTTGCGCGCCGGCTATACGGTGGTGAACGTCAATCCGCTGTACACGCCCCGAGAATTGCAGCATCAGCTGACCGATTCGGGCAGCGAAGCGATCATCGTGCTGGAAAACTTCGCCACCACGGTCGAGCAGGTATTGCCGCATACCCAGGTCAAGCACGTGATCGTCGCCACCATGGGCGACATGCTCGGTGGACTGAAGGGTACCATCGTCAACTTCGTCGTGCGCAAGATCAAGAAAATGGTGCCCGCGTTTTCTTTGCCGGGCGCCATCAGTTTCAACAAGATGCTGGCCGAAGGCGCACGTCTGAGCCTGACGCCGGTGCAGCAGGGCCATGACGACATCGTCTTCCTGCAATACACGGGCGGCACGACGGGCGTGTCGAAGGGCGCGATGTTGTTGCACCGTAACGTGATCGCCAACGTGCTGCAAAACGAGGCGTGGATGTCGCCCGTGATGACGCCTGAAATGCGCGCCACCTCGATGGGATTCATGTGCGCCTTGCCCCTGTATCACATCTATTCGCTGACGGTCAGCGCCCTGATGGGTATGCGCCTGGGCGGCATGAGCGTGCTGATTCCCAACCCGCGCGACATTCCCGGTTTCGTCAAGGAATTGTCCAAGCACAAGATCGTCGTCTTCCCGGCCGTCAACACCTTGTACAACGCGCTGCTGAACAATGCCGACTTCGCCAAGCTCGATTTTTCCAGCTACAAAGTGTGCAATGGCGGCGGCATGGCCTTGCAGCGCAACGTGGCCGAGCGCTGGCTGAAACTGACGGGCTGCCCGCTGATCGAAGGCTATGGCATGTCGGAAACGTCGCCCGTGGTGACGGGCAACCGCGTCGATATCACGGAATTTACGGGCACCATCGGCTTGCCTTTCCCTTCGACGGAAGTGGCGATTCTCAACGACGATGGCGTGGAAGTGCCGCTGGGCGAGCCGGGCGAGATCGCCGTGCGCGGCCCGCAAGTGATGGCCGGTTACTGGCAGCGTCCGGACGAGACGGCCAAATCGATGACGGCCGACGGTTACTTCAAGACGGGCGACGTGGGCGTCATGGATGAACGCGGCTACGTAAAAATCGTGGACCGCAAGAAAGACATGATCATTGTGTCCGGCTTCAATGTGTATCCGAACGAAGTGGAAGACGTGGTTGCGTCGTGCCCGGGCGTGCTGGAATGCGCCTGCATCGGCGTGCCGGACGCCAACGCGGGCGAAGCCGTGAAAGTGTTTGTCGTGCGCAAGGATCCGAACCTGACGGTGGAACAGATCCGCGAGCATTGCAAGCATGAATTGACGGCCTACAAGAAACCGAAATACATCGAGTTCCGCGATGAATTGCCGAAGACCAACGTCGGCAAAATCTTGCGCCGTCAATTGCGCGACGAAAAGAAGGTTGCCTAA